The Solibacillus sp. FSL W7-1464 genome contains a region encoding:
- a CDS encoding HEAT repeat domain-containing protein, whose amino-acid sequence MIDRQFLVGAVIVGAILLIVVLCIFIYLVYKGMQRDRINEKMNAYFEQYQTEWYNYLVYNEPLDHRPDDTTMRAIDQLFVSYLTTLNNESIHRKVSEYAALNMQNYYVEQIKSRDRSVRLNVLQRTLLLELEFLVPIIERHLKNKRDYEMEEYLLMLRVVAKYNRNLFFAHVYKPRLPLDDYEYKLLLSTIDEGYIDYFTHHFESLPIQLKLALLDYLSLSTNVSNDFLSFYELLLASEQQEIRIRVLKAIASFGMISDLQLYERFVVSSSWEERLMMAKILRFEKKEESYRYLQRLITDSNWQVRKQAALSLLNMPKGQVILKQIIDSKNDLYAADMAREVLKLG is encoded by the coding sequence ATGATTGATCGCCAATTTTTAGTCGGTGCGGTCATAGTGGGCGCCATCTTGCTGATTGTTGTTTTGTGTATATTTATATATTTAGTGTATAAAGGGATGCAAAGAGACCGGATCAATGAAAAGATGAATGCATATTTCGAACAATATCAAACGGAATGGTATAACTACCTCGTTTATAATGAACCGCTGGACCACAGGCCGGATGATACTACGATGAGGGCGATTGATCAACTGTTTGTATCATATCTGACCACACTTAATAATGAGTCTATTCACCGGAAAGTTTCCGAATATGCGGCATTGAATATGCAGAATTACTATGTCGAGCAAATAAAAAGCCGTGATCGATCGGTCCGTTTGAATGTATTGCAACGTACATTATTGCTGGAGCTGGAATTTTTAGTACCGATCATTGAGCGGCATTTAAAAAATAAACGCGATTATGAAATGGAAGAATATTTATTGATGCTGCGTGTAGTCGCAAAATATAATCGTAATTTGTTTTTTGCCCATGTTTATAAACCGAGATTACCGTTGGATGACTATGAATATAAACTTTTGTTGTCGACGATTGATGAGGGCTATATCGACTATTTCACACATCATTTTGAATCCTTGCCAATCCAACTGAAACTGGCGCTGCTTGATTATCTGAGCCTGAGCACAAATGTAAGCAATGATTTTCTCTCTTTCTATGAGCTTTTGTTGGCATCGGAACAGCAGGAGATAAGAATCCGGGTTCTAAAGGCGATTGCCTCATTTGGTATGATTTCTGATTTACAGTTATATGAACGCTTCGTCGTTTCTTCCAGCTGGGAAGAAAGGCTGATGATGGCGAAAATTTTGCGGTTTGAAAAAAAAGAGGAATCGTATCGGTATCTTCAGCGGTTAATCACGGATTCGAATTGGCAAGTACGTAAACAGGCCGCCTTATCCTTACTCAATATGCCAAAGGGACAAGTAATATTAAAGCAAATAATCGACAGTAAAAATGATTTGTATGCAGCAGATATGGCAAGGGAAGTCCTAAAGTTAGGGTGA
- a CDS encoding response regulator transcription factor codes for MKETKNQFGNGIENFRDLKHLYNLQLAYVRKKGIHFSFVLVKYTDDASASYEDFYQLVKDHLRKSDFVFAHQSKQYIILLLSISKVMESQSFLSRLQSALSPLKMPLVAVIAEIANSLHPLEEVLEAGEAKLLGLDFSDAQIVAIPHFAEKERIKMKISIIENDPITQSIFSNLFHNLETAEQNLEVKVFNDGLEFVESDWYRSEHHHIVVLNDILPRKNGFEVLHYLRGLPNEQKYLILFISSRNSEEAQLYCLENGADAYFVRPFNLKIFEIRIKNHLRRSR; via the coding sequence ATGAAAGAAACGAAGAACCAGTTCGGTAATGGCATAGAGAATTTTCGGGATTTGAAGCATCTCTATAATTTGCAGCTGGCTTATGTCAGAAAAAAGGGGATTCATTTTTCGTTTGTTCTCGTGAAATATACAGATGATGCTTCCGCAAGTTATGAAGATTTCTATCAATTAGTAAAAGATCATTTACGTAAGTCGGATTTTGTTTTTGCGCATCAGTCAAAACAATATATCATTCTTCTTCTGTCAATCAGCAAAGTAATGGAATCACAATCTTTTCTAAGCCGGCTTCAATCTGCACTATCACCGTTAAAAATGCCGCTTGTCGCCGTTATAGCAGAAATAGCGAATTCTTTGCATCCGCTTGAAGAAGTGCTGGAAGCTGGTGAAGCAAAATTGTTGGGCCTGGATTTTTCAGATGCTCAAATAGTGGCAATTCCACATTTTGCGGAAAAAGAGCGAATCAAGATGAAGATAAGCATAATTGAAAATGATCCTATTACACAATCTATTTTTTCGAATCTGTTTCATAATCTGGAAACAGCTGAGCAGAATTTGGAGGTTAAGGTGTTCAATGACGGACTTGAATTTGTAGAATCAGACTGGTACCGAAGTGAGCATCATCATATTGTCGTGCTGAATGATATTTTACCTAGGAAAAATGGCTTTGAGGTTTTGCATTATTTGCGCGGTTTACCTAATGAACAAAAGTATTTAATTTTATTCATATCATCGCGCAATTCCGAGGAAGCCCAGCTTTACTGTCTTGAAAATGGTGCTGATGCTTACTTTGTCCGTCCCTTTAATTTGAAGATATTTGAGATTCGCATTAAAAATCATTTGAGAAGGTCGCGGTAA